In one Candidatus Planktophila vernalis genomic region, the following are encoded:
- a CDS encoding DUF3052 domain-containing protein, producing the protein MGFKEGDLVLEVGRSAGCDESLRKQVSAITKTEFVDSDAQEVVDGVIIWWRDGDGDLVDELMDALTYLSETGPIWVLTPKVGRDGHVEPSDIQDAAPTAGLSQTSSFSIAADWSATRLVARKAGKR; encoded by the coding sequence ATGGGGTTCAAGGAGGGTGACCTAGTTCTAGAGGTCGGCCGTTCTGCTGGCTGCGATGAAAGCCTGAGAAAACAAGTCAGCGCAATTACTAAAACAGAGTTCGTAGATAGTGATGCACAAGAAGTCGTAGATGGCGTAATTATCTGGTGGCGCGATGGTGATGGCGATCTAGTTGATGAATTAATGGACGCACTTACTTATTTAAGTGAAACGGGACCTATCTGGGTATTAACTCCCAAAGTCGGCCGTGATGGCCATGTTGAGCCAAGTGATATTCAAGATGCAGCGCCAACGGCAGGCTTAAGTCAGACATCATCTTTTTCAATTGCAGCTGATTGGAGTGCTACTCGTCTGGTGGCACGTAAAGCGGGTAAACGGTAG
- the glgB gene encoding 1,4-alpha-glucan branching protein GlgB, with the protein MGIFSRFTKRDSTHLIQPASFLNPHSTLGELDLYLIAEGRHEQLWKALGAHVRRDDSNELLGTAFSVWAPNAQAVSLIGDHNFWDKNTHHMVRIGSSGIWEIFIPDIGVGTRYKFAICGIDGRWVDHADSMSRATEIPPLTASVVEESTYVWSDSDWITKRTKFESWRSPVSVYEVHLGSWKLGLSYRELAIELVDYVRAQGFTHVEFLPVTEHPYGPSWGYQVTSFFAPTSRFGSPDDFKFLVDALHAAGIGVILDWVPAHFPKDEWALAKFDGTALYEHADPRLGEHPDWGTLIFNFGRNEVRNFLVASALYWLTEYHIDGLRVDAVASMLYLDYSRKEGEWVPNINGGRENLEAVQLLQEATSTAYKTHPGIMMIAEESTAWSGVTRDTSSGGLGFGFKWNMGWMHDVLQYLQHDPIHRVYHHNEVTFSILYAWSENFMLPLSHDEVVHGKGQLVNKFPGDRWQKTATLRALYGFMWAHPGKKLLFMGSEFAQNDEWNESAGLQWYLTEYGEHQGVQKCVAEINALYKKLPSLWEKDTSPEGFTWLVGNDGAANVVAFARWDDQGTPLVAITNFSPMPHENYSLPFPTTGTWTEVLNTDDLAYGGSGITNEPVAVNDGAQLVAQVRIPPLATIWFKRS; encoded by the coding sequence ATGGGAATCTTTTCCAGATTTACTAAGAGAGATTCGACCCACCTTATTCAGCCTGCATCCTTTCTTAATCCACATTCAACTTTAGGTGAGCTTGATCTGTATCTCATCGCTGAAGGCCGCCATGAGCAGCTGTGGAAAGCATTAGGAGCACATGTCCGCCGAGATGATTCAAATGAGCTTCTAGGCACTGCTTTTTCAGTATGGGCACCTAATGCACAAGCAGTTTCACTCATTGGTGATCATAATTTCTGGGATAAAAACACACACCACATGGTCCGTATTGGTTCCTCTGGCATCTGGGAAATCTTTATTCCAGATATCGGAGTTGGAACTAGATATAAGTTTGCAATTTGTGGCATCGATGGACGCTGGGTAGATCACGCCGATTCAATGTCGCGCGCTACAGAAATTCCTCCACTGACTGCATCGGTTGTTGAAGAATCTACCTATGTATGGAGTGATTCAGATTGGATAACAAAGCGCACAAAGTTTGAATCCTGGCGCTCCCCTGTTTCAGTCTATGAAGTGCACTTAGGGTCATGGAAGTTAGGTCTTTCATATCGCGAACTTGCAATCGAATTAGTTGACTATGTGCGCGCTCAAGGCTTTACTCATGTTGAGTTCTTGCCTGTCACAGAACACCCGTATGGTCCATCTTGGGGATACCAAGTAACCTCATTTTTTGCACCAACCTCTCGCTTTGGTTCTCCTGATGATTTCAAATTCTTAGTAGATGCATTGCATGCTGCTGGCATTGGAGTCATTCTCGATTGGGTTCCTGCACACTTTCCAAAAGATGAATGGGCTCTGGCTAAATTTGATGGCACTGCCCTTTATGAGCATGCAGATCCACGTTTAGGTGAACACCCTGACTGGGGCACGCTTATTTTTAACTTTGGGCGAAATGAAGTCCGTAACTTTTTAGTTGCAAGTGCGCTCTATTGGTTAACCGAGTATCACATTGATGGATTACGTGTTGATGCTGTTGCTTCCATGCTTTATTTGGATTACTCACGCAAAGAAGGCGAATGGGTGCCAAACATCAATGGTGGCCGTGAGAATTTAGAGGCAGTTCAACTGCTCCAAGAAGCTACTTCCACTGCCTATAAAACCCACCCAGGCATCATGATGATTGCCGAGGAATCAACTGCATGGTCTGGCGTCACTCGTGACACTTCATCTGGCGGTCTAGGCTTTGGCTTTAAGTGGAACATGGGTTGGATGCATGATGTTTTGCAGTATCTACAACATGATCCTATTCACCGCGTTTATCACCACAATGAAGTAACTTTCTCAATTCTCTATGCCTGGAGTGAGAACTTCATGCTGCCGCTCTCCCATGATGAAGTAGTCCATGGCAAAGGCCAGTTAGTAAACAAGTTCCCTGGAGATCGCTGGCAAAAGACTGCAACACTGCGTGCTCTGTATGGATTTATGTGGGCGCATCCAGGTAAGAAGCTCTTGTTTATGGGCAGTGAATTTGCCCAAAATGATGAGTGGAATGAAAGCGCCGGACTGCAATGGTATTTAACTGAGTACGGAGAACACCAAGGTGTTCAAAAGTGTGTTGCTGAAATAAACGCTCTCTATAAAAAGCTTCCATCACTTTGGGAAAAAGACACATCTCCTGAAGGCTTCACGTGGCTCGTTGGAAATGACGGCGCGGCAAACGTCGTTGCTTTTGCTCGTTGGGATGATCAAGGAACTCCCTTAGTTGCAATCACAAACTTCTCCCCTATGCCACACGAGAACTACTCCTTGCCATTTCCAACTACTGGAACATGGACCGAAGTTCTCAACACTGATGATTTAGCATATGGCGGCAGCGGAATTACAAATGAACCTGTGGCAGTCAATGATGGGGCGCAACTAGTTGCACAGGTGCGAATTCCACCGCTTGCAACTATTTGGTTTAAACGCTCTTAA
- a CDS encoding DUF4032 domain-containing protein — translation MALRITGLGEEIAAVTGLPWQQSLEEWPEDPALAEKRGISRHVVRLVRATTDADAPVYAVKETVSEFANREYKVLRELTSLNAPCVEQIAVVEGRTNSAGEELPCAIVTRFLPYSLPYRVLLSGSVTAHDINTMANALALLLVRLHLLGFWWGDCSLSNTLFRRDAEGFAAYLVDAETGEFQKTLSDGQREHDLDIAMFNVAAELEDLRLSGVLYPGMDPVRAAEAVIRRYRRIWSALKERQLLDPKDRHAVERAMRQLHDLGFAVEEVSITIDGDTQLLSFQPRLVAAGYHTQRLRELMGIETEELQAKRLLASFDRYRARHENTAMTVTEMAKVWFLEVFEPTINRIPEQMRGRVERAQMFHEILENRWYLSEQKGTDVGLEFAADNYVEEILPHRRDSGVDLIAQ, via the coding sequence ATGGCCCTACGGATAACAGGATTAGGCGAGGAGATCGCAGCTGTTACTGGCCTGCCGTGGCAACAGAGTTTGGAAGAGTGGCCAGAGGATCCCGCGCTGGCAGAAAAGCGCGGTATTTCACGCCACGTGGTCCGCTTAGTTCGAGCGACCACTGATGCAGATGCACCGGTCTATGCCGTCAAAGAAACAGTGTCAGAGTTCGCCAACCGCGAATACAAGGTCTTGCGCGAACTCACATCCCTGAATGCACCCTGCGTTGAGCAGATTGCAGTTGTTGAAGGTAGAACAAATTCTGCCGGGGAGGAACTTCCCTGCGCGATAGTCACTCGTTTCTTGCCATATTCATTGCCATATCGAGTTCTGCTCTCTGGCTCAGTCACTGCCCATGACATAAATACAATGGCAAATGCTCTTGCACTTCTTCTTGTTCGTTTACACCTTTTAGGTTTTTGGTGGGGCGATTGCTCACTATCGAATACTTTATTTCGCCGAGATGCTGAAGGCTTTGCTGCCTATCTGGTAGATGCTGAAACGGGAGAGTTTCAAAAAACACTTAGTGATGGTCAGAGAGAACATGATTTAGATATTGCAATGTTTAACGTTGCGGCTGAGTTAGAAGACTTGCGTTTATCTGGAGTTCTATATCCAGGTATGGATCCAGTGCGTGCGGCCGAAGCTGTCATTCGTCGCTACCGCAGAATTTGGTCTGCCCTTAAAGAGCGACAGCTACTTGACCCTAAAGATCGACATGCAGTGGAGCGCGCTATGCGACAGTTACATGATTTAGGTTTTGCTGTGGAAGAAGTATCAATCACCATCGATGGTGACACACAGCTTCTATCTTTCCAGCCTCGTTTAGTTGCAGCTGGTTATCACACACAACGTTTGCGTGAGTTAATGGGAATTGAAACTGAAGAGCTACAAGCCAAACGCTTACTTGCATCTTTTGATCGCTATCGTGCCCGTCACGAAAACACGGCTATGACAGTAACTGAGATGGCTAAGGTGTGGTTTCTAGAAGTCTTTGAGCCAACCATCAACCGAATTCCTGAGCAGATGCGTGGTCGCGTTGAGCGGGCTCAGATGTTCCATGAAATCCTTGAAAACCGCTGGTATTTAAGTGAACAAAAGGGCACTGATGTGGGTTTGGAGTTCGCTGCCGATAACTACGTTGAAGAGATTTTGCCCCATCGGCGTGATTCTGGCGTTGACCTCATCGCCCAGTAG
- a CDS encoding peroxiredoxin encodes MTLTIGQAAPDFEVLNQHGEMISLSSFKGEKNVVLLFYPFAFSGICTGELCALRDDLAAFQNDNVQLLAISCDPMYAQRAFAEAEGYKFPVLADFWPHGAVAKAYGVFEESRGCSTRGTFVIDKAGILRWQVVNGLGDARNIADYKAAIAAL; translated from the coding sequence ATGACTCTAACAATTGGCCAAGCCGCTCCAGATTTTGAAGTTCTCAATCAACATGGTGAGATGATTTCACTTTCATCTTTCAAGGGTGAGAAGAATGTAGTTCTGCTTTTCTATCCCTTTGCATTCTCAGGAATCTGCACCGGTGAGCTCTGTGCACTGCGTGATGATCTAGCAGCATTCCAAAACGATAACGTGCAACTGCTAGCAATCTCATGTGATCCTATGTATGCACAGCGTGCATTTGCTGAAGCTGAAGGATATAAATTCCCAGTGCTTGCAGATTTCTGGCCACATGGCGCAGTTGCTAAGGCATACGGAGTATTTGAAGAATCACGTGGTTGCTCAACTCGTGGCACATTCGTCATTGATAAAGCTGGCATCTTGCGCTGGCAGGTAGTCAATGGTCTTGGCGATGCTCGCAATATCGCTGATTACAAGGCGGCAATTGCTGCGCTCTAA
- a CDS encoding tetratricopeptide repeat protein → MSNPPNFAQAVDLSSLGKPKSAPAGPTPGVEVTAANLTSEFLPLSKTRPVILFCWSPRSPESVEMLNVMGLLETSYKGAWSLGRVDIDAQPQVAQALQTQKIPYAVALINEQIVPLFEQAYPEAQIRLVLDKVLTLASEQGVGDAPVEIIEPEEEEAVTALEAGDFATAEVAYKKLLARKPADSFAKLGLAQTQLLIRTDGLVLDAVIKEATDNPTDLSLQLKAADMEIVNGGVEAAFTRLLHAVKESAGDDRNKAKDHLLSLFALVDPADPRLTAARSALANALF, encoded by the coding sequence GTGAGCAACCCACCTAATTTTGCACAAGCAGTTGATCTGAGCTCATTAGGTAAACCAAAGAGCGCCCCAGCAGGACCGACTCCAGGAGTTGAAGTTACTGCTGCAAACTTAACATCAGAGTTTTTACCTCTATCAAAAACACGTCCAGTCATTTTGTTCTGCTGGTCACCGCGCAGCCCTGAATCAGTTGAAATGTTGAATGTGATGGGTCTGCTAGAAACTAGTTACAAGGGTGCTTGGAGTTTGGGACGAGTTGATATCGATGCGCAGCCTCAAGTCGCACAGGCTCTGCAAACTCAGAAGATTCCTTATGCAGTTGCACTCATTAATGAACAGATTGTTCCTTTATTTGAACAGGCATATCCAGAGGCACAGATTCGTTTGGTTCTAGATAAGGTTTTAACTTTAGCTTCCGAACAAGGTGTTGGTGATGCACCAGTTGAAATCATCGAACCCGAAGAGGAGGAGGCAGTTACAGCTCTTGAAGCTGGTGACTTTGCTACTGCAGAGGTTGCCTATAAGAAACTACTAGCTAGAAAGCCAGCAGATTCTTTTGCAAAGCTAGGTCTGGCGCAAACTCAATTGCTGATTCGTACGGACGGTTTGGTATTGGATGCAGTAATCAAAGAAGCCACAGATAATCCCACGGATTTGTCCTTGCAGTTAAAGGCAGCTGATATGGAGATAGTAAATGGTGGAGTTGAAGCAGCCTTCACTCGTCTCTTGCATGCAGTCAAAGAAAGTGCGGGGGATGATCGCAATAAAGCCAAAGATCATCTACTTTCACTCTTTGCCTTAGTTGATCCAGCAGATCCACGCTTAACTGCAGCTCGCAGCGCGCTAGCGAACGCCCTCTTCTAA
- a CDS encoding MFS transporter — protein sequence MRTVTPKKELNYLRILFFTFGLGIMSWIPRFPEVKEALKLTNGGFGSLISTGALGSLISLLTVGYVVHKIGVKRVLYVASFFLMATLIILTTVDSSLIFFFANIAFGAAISAFHISINAQGFNYQDRTGKFIITQMSGVWGAGALLTALISGFLVDRVSLHLHVGVLTVVIFLIQTVVIKSLAPELLKANQDIDVDYKIKELFSGFSFDRMVSFGLICAIFLEFALGDWAAIYTKEEIGIKSGFNTLPYILFTVWMIFGRFTVHYLVPRFSLERLAVHASLLAGSSFLGSVFLARSVFANNQDMAFLVICIGFSLAGLGSSFLGPTFMAAANTRSKHPASVVIGHIGVANIVLAFILKWIVAWTAQATSLTIGLIIPAVLLLTVPFFAKALKSV from the coding sequence ATGCGCACAGTTACCCCTAAAAAAGAGCTTAATTACCTAAGAATTCTCTTCTTCACATTTGGTCTTGGAATCATGTCCTGGATTCCACGCTTTCCAGAAGTTAAAGAGGCGTTAAAGCTAACTAATGGTGGCTTTGGTTCATTGATCAGTACTGGCGCTTTAGGTTCACTTATCTCACTACTGACTGTGGGATACGTAGTTCACAAGATTGGTGTTAAGAGAGTCCTATATGTCGCCTCATTCTTCCTTATGGCAACATTGATAATTCTTACCACTGTTGATTCATCTCTGATATTTTTCTTTGCAAATATCGCATTTGGTGCTGCAATATCTGCTTTTCATATCTCAATCAATGCTCAAGGCTTTAACTACCAAGATCGCACAGGAAAATTTATTATTACTCAGATGAGCGGAGTATGGGGCGCTGGTGCATTACTCACAGCTTTGATATCAGGATTTCTCGTTGACCGAGTCTCACTGCATCTTCACGTGGGAGTTTTAACTGTAGTTATATTCCTCATTCAAACCGTAGTGATCAAATCTCTTGCACCAGAGCTCCTAAAGGCTAATCAAGATATAGATGTTGATTACAAAATCAAAGAACTGTTTTCAGGCTTCTCTTTTGATCGAATGGTTTCATTTGGCCTCATCTGTGCGATTTTTCTAGAGTTCGCGCTTGGTGACTGGGCTGCTATTTACACCAAGGAAGAAATTGGAATTAAGAGTGGCTTCAACACGCTGCCATATATTCTCTTCACAGTGTGGATGATTTTTGGAAGATTCACCGTTCACTACTTAGTGCCACGATTTTCATTAGAGCGTTTAGCAGTCCATGCATCGCTGTTGGCTGGCTCTTCTTTCCTTGGGAGTGTCTTTTTAGCAAGATCGGTCTTTGCTAATAATCAAGATATGGCGTTTCTAGTTATTTGCATCGGCTTCTCACTTGCTGGTCTTGGAAGTTCATTCCTTGGACCGACGTTTATGGCTGCGGCAAATACCCGCTCAAAGCACCCTGCTAGCGTGGTTATTGGCCATATCGGCGTCGCAAATATTGTTTTGGCTTTCATTTTGAAGTGGATTGTTGCTTGGACTGCTCAAGCTACTTCGCTAACAATCGGCTTAATCATTCCAGCGGTTCTTTTGCTAACAGTTCCTTTTTTCGCAAAAGCACTTAAGAGCGTTTAA
- the aceE gene encoding pyruvate dehydrogenase (acetyl-transferring), homodimeric type, which translates to MSETFEAPDQIIDQLVDTDPSETAEWHASFDAALANAGPVRARYLMLSLLKRAHEKKIGVSDLRTTDYMNTISPENEPAFPGDEGIERNIRAMNRWNAAMMVHRAQRPGVGVGGHISTYASSAALYEVGFNHFFRGQDHPGGGDQIFFQGHASPGMYARAYLEGRLTEDQLDGFRQELSHPAGGLSSYPHPRLMPDFWQFPTVSMGIGPINAIYQARFNRYLHNRGIKDTSDQRVWAFLGDGEVDEVDTLGAIGLATREKLDNLTFVVNCNLQRLDGPVRGNGKIIQELESIFGGAGWNVIKVVWGREWDPLLAQDREGALVNLMNKTLDGDYQTFKAESGAYVRENFFGRDPRTAAMVADWSDEKIWGLKRGGHDYKKLFAAYTAATQDNGRPTVILAKTIKGWTLGSSFEGRNSTHQMKKMSLEDIKRFRDTLYLDIPDEKLDKYLPPYLKPAPDSPEALYLAERRAALGGSIPRRRAISRPLTQPDDSVYESVKRGSGHQEIATTMAFVRMLKDLVKDPGLGARIVPIIPDEARTFGMDSLFPTLKIYSPNGQQYAAVDRELMLSYKESTTGVILHEGINEAGSVASFTAVGSSYSTHDEPMIPIYIFYSMFGFQRTGDAFWAAADQLVRGFVIGATAGRTTLNGEGLQHEDGHSHLLASTNPAVVSYDPAFAFELGHIVKDGLRRMYGENSENVYYYVTVYNEPYVHPAEPENLDVEGLLKGIYLYSPAAKSRKKSAQILASGVGVNWALKAQQLLADDWGVKASVWSVTSWNELRRDGLETDRHNLLNPNDKKRAYISQKLAGHKGPVIAVSDYMRSVQDQVAPWVDAPFYSLGTDGFGLSDTRGALRRHFKVDAESIAVAVLQQLSNQGDIKASIVTKAMEKYRIHDVSAADAGNTEGSG; encoded by the coding sequence ATGAGCGAAACCTTTGAGGCGCCCGATCAGATTATCGACCAGTTGGTTGATACCGACCCTTCAGAGACGGCCGAATGGCATGCATCCTTTGATGCCGCTCTAGCAAATGCAGGTCCAGTACGCGCTCGCTATTTAATGTTGAGTCTTTTAAAGCGTGCTCATGAGAAAAAAATAGGTGTCTCTGACCTTCGCACTACTGACTACATGAACACAATTTCACCTGAAAATGAACCAGCTTTTCCTGGTGATGAAGGTATCGAGCGCAATATCCGTGCGATGAATCGTTGGAATGCAGCGATGATGGTGCACCGTGCACAGCGTCCAGGAGTTGGCGTTGGTGGACACATCTCAACCTATGCATCTTCTGCTGCGCTCTATGAAGTTGGTTTTAACCACTTCTTCCGCGGACAAGATCACCCAGGTGGCGGAGATCAAATCTTTTTCCAAGGACATGCAAGTCCTGGAATGTATGCACGTGCATATCTTGAAGGTCGTTTAACTGAAGATCAGTTAGATGGATTCCGCCAAGAACTCTCACATCCAGCTGGTGGACTTTCTTCTTATCCTCACCCACGTTTGATGCCAGATTTTTGGCAGTTCCCAACAGTGTCAATGGGTATCGGACCAATCAACGCTATTTATCAAGCACGCTTTAATCGTTATCTCCACAACCGTGGAATCAAAGACACAAGTGATCAACGCGTCTGGGCATTCCTTGGAGATGGTGAAGTAGATGAAGTCGACACTTTAGGTGCGATTGGTTTAGCAACACGTGAAAAACTCGACAACTTAACTTTTGTTGTGAACTGTAATTTGCAACGCCTTGATGGTCCGGTTCGTGGAAATGGCAAAATCATTCAAGAGCTTGAATCAATCTTCGGTGGGGCTGGTTGGAATGTTATTAAGGTTGTTTGGGGCCGCGAGTGGGATCCACTCTTGGCACAAGATCGCGAAGGCGCACTTGTTAACTTGATGAATAAGACTCTCGATGGCGATTACCAGACCTTTAAAGCTGAATCTGGTGCCTATGTTCGTGAGAACTTCTTTGGTCGCGATCCTCGCACTGCAGCAATGGTTGCAGATTGGTCTGATGAAAAAATCTGGGGCTTAAAGCGTGGTGGACATGACTATAAGAAGTTATTTGCTGCATACACCGCAGCAACTCAAGACAATGGTCGCCCAACAGTTATTTTGGCTAAGACAATTAAGGGCTGGACTCTTGGATCAAGCTTTGAAGGTCGTAACTCCACGCACCAGATGAAAAAGATGTCACTTGAAGATATTAAGCGCTTCCGTGACACCTTGTATCTAGATATTCCAGATGAGAAGTTAGATAAGTACTTACCTCCGTACTTAAAGCCAGCACCAGATTCACCTGAAGCTTTGTATCTAGCTGAGCGTCGCGCAGCCCTTGGTGGATCTATCCCTCGCCGCCGAGCAATTTCACGTCCACTGACTCAGCCTGATGATTCTGTCTATGAGTCAGTCAAGCGCGGTTCTGGTCATCAAGAAATTGCAACAACGATGGCATTTGTTCGCATGCTCAAAGATTTAGTGAAAGATCCAGGACTTGGTGCACGTATTGTTCCAATCATTCCGGATGAGGCTCGCACATTTGGTATGGACTCATTGTTCCCAACGTTAAAGATTTACTCACCTAATGGCCAGCAATATGCAGCCGTTGACCGTGAATTGATGTTGTCATACAAGGAATCAACTACCGGTGTGATCCTTCACGAAGGAATTAACGAAGCTGGTTCTGTTGCATCCTTTACTGCAGTGGGCTCTTCTTATTCCACACACGATGAACCAATGATTCCTATCTACATCTTCTACTCAATGTTTGGTTTCCAGCGCACAGGAGATGCTTTCTGGGCTGCAGCTGATCAATTAGTACGTGGCTTTGTAATTGGTGCAACTGCTGGTCGCACCACACTTAACGGAGAAGGTTTGCAGCATGAAGATGGTCATTCACACCTTCTTGCTTCAACTAACCCAGCTGTGGTTTCTTATGACCCAGCCTTTGCTTTTGAACTTGGACATATTGTTAAAGATGGTTTGCGCCGTATGTATGGTGAGAACAGTGAAAACGTTTATTACTACGTCACTGTTTATAACGAGCCATATGTTCACCCAGCTGAGCCTGAAAACCTAGATGTCGAAGGCCTGCTTAAAGGTATTTATCTTTACTCTCCTGCAGCTAAATCACGCAAGAAATCAGCGCAGATCTTGGCATCAGGTGTTGGTGTGAACTGGGCGCTCAAGGCCCAGCAACTACTTGCCGATGACTGGGGCGTTAAAGCATCTGTCTGGTCTGTAACTTCATGGAATGAACTTCGCCGTGATGGTCTTGAAACAGATCGCCATAATCTTCTTAATCCAAATGATAAGAAGCGTGCATATATTTCACAGAAGCTAGCTGGTCACAAGGGTCCAGTTATTGCGGTGAGTGATTACATGCGCTCTGTGCAAGATCAAGTTGCACCATGGGTTGATGCACCTTTCTACTCACTTGGAACTGATGGCTTTGGATTATCAGACACACGTGGTGCTTTGCGCCGTCACTTTAAAGTTGATGCAGAATCAATCGCAGTGGCTGTGTTGCAGCAATTAAGTAATCAAGGTGATATCAAAGCAAGCATTGTCACCAAGGCGATGGAAAAGTATCGTATCCATGATGTCTCAGCTGCAGATGCTGGCAATACCGAAGGTTCAGGTTGA
- a CDS encoding alpha-1,4-glucan--maltose-1-phosphate maltosyltransferase, with protein sequence MISRIAISDISPAVYFGGEFLPVKAAAGETIQVSATAVIEGHEKLGAQVALHDSKGKVVSRADMKETWPGTNRYEGSITIPAQGDYFFVVEADSTSQYRTVYGSTEKYPIRADRERALSGAWYEFFPRSEGAVKNADGTITSGTFVSATKRLPAVASMGFDVLYLPPIHPIGVAHRKGPNNSLTAGPNDPGVPWAIGNSDGGHDAINPELGTMKDFENFVAAAKKAGLEIALDLALQTSPDHPWVKSNPQWFNKRADGTIAYAENPPKKYQDIYPINFDDDYEGVRDEVLRIIRLWVSKGVKIFRVDNPHTKPVHFWQDLLDIVRRESPEVIFLAEAFTAPAMMHALGKAGFHQSYTYFTWRTSKSELTEYGREVAQQTSAFFRPNFWVNTPDINPFHLQSGNPAMFALRAVLASTLTPSWGMYAGYEIYEHRPFKEGGEEYLDSEKYEIKVRDWDGATKKGLTLAPFITQLNAIRKANPALHQLRNLVFHNTESEAIIAYSKREGKNLVLVVVNLDPSFAQGTIVHWDMNALGLEGTFAVKDLLDGKSFDWSEHQFIQLDPTRPVGKVAHICQVKL encoded by the coding sequence TTGATCTCAAGAATTGCAATAAGCGATATCTCCCCCGCTGTTTACTTCGGAGGAGAATTTCTACCTGTTAAAGCAGCAGCTGGCGAGACTATTCAAGTCAGTGCGACAGCTGTTATTGAGGGCCATGAAAAGCTAGGTGCCCAAGTTGCTTTGCATGATTCAAAAGGCAAAGTGGTATCTCGCGCAGATATGAAAGAAACCTGGCCTGGAACTAATCGTTATGAAGGTTCAATTACTATCCCTGCGCAAGGTGATTACTTTTTCGTCGTTGAGGCAGATAGCACATCCCAATATCGCACGGTCTATGGATCAACTGAAAAATACCCAATCCGTGCTGATCGTGAGCGCGCGCTTTCTGGTGCTTGGTATGAGTTCTTTCCACGCAGTGAAGGCGCAGTGAAAAACGCTGATGGAACAATTACTTCTGGAACATTTGTAAGTGCAACAAAGAGATTGCCTGCAGTTGCATCCATGGGCTTTGATGTTTTATATCTTCCCCCTATCCATCCCATCGGTGTTGCCCATCGCAAGGGACCTAATAACTCTTTAACTGCTGGTCCTAATGATCCTGGTGTGCCATGGGCTATCGGTAATTCAGATGGTGGCCATGATGCGATTAATCCAGAGCTTGGAACGATGAAAGATTTCGAAAACTTTGTTGCAGCTGCAAAGAAGGCTGGCTTAGAGATTGCATTAGATCTAGCACTTCAAACTTCGCCAGATCATCCGTGGGTGAAAAGTAATCCTCAATGGTTTAACAAGCGTGCCGATGGAACTATTGCTTATGCTGAAAATCCACCCAAGAAGTATCAAGATATCTACCCCATTAACTTTGATGATGACTATGAAGGCGTTAGGGATGAAGTTCTACGCATCATCCGCTTGTGGGTTTCAAAGGGTGTAAAGATCTTCCGTGTTGATAATCCACACACTAAGCCAGTCCACTTCTGGCAGGACTTGCTCGATATCGTGCGCAGAGAAAGCCCAGAAGTAATCTTTTTAGCTGAAGCTTTTACTGCGCCAGCAATGATGCATGCACTTGGTAAAGCAGGCTTTCACCAGTCCTACACATATTTCACCTGGCGCACCAGCAAGTCAGAGCTCACTGAATACGGCCGTGAAGTTGCCCAACAAACTTCTGCATTCTTTCGTCCTAATTTTTGGGTCAACACTCCAGATATCAATCCTTTTCATTTACAAAGTGGCAATCCAGCAATGTTTGCACTGCGCGCTGTTCTAGCTTCAACTCTCACGCCTTCGTGGGGAATGTATGCAGGGTATGAAATTTACGAACACCGACCATTTAAAGAAGGTGGCGAAGAGTATTTAGATTCAGAGAAGTATGAAATCAAAGTCCGCGATTGGGATGGTGCAACTAAGAAGGGTCTAACTCTGGCACCATTTATCACTCAACTCAATGCAATCCGTAAAGCTAATCCAGCTCTGCACCAACTGCGTAACTTAGTTTTTCACAACACTGAATCTGAAGCCATCATTGCTTACTCAAAGCGCGAAGGTAAGAATCTTGTTTTGGTTGTCGTAAACCTGGATCCTTCCTTTGCTCAGGGCACCATCGTTCATTGGGATATGAACGCGCTAGGTCTTGAAGGCACATTTGCGGTGAAAGATCTCCTTGATGGCAAGAGCTTTGATTGGTCTGAGCACCAATTCATTCAACTCGATCCCACACGCCCCGTCGGCAAAGTTGCCCACATATGCCAAGTGAAGCTTTAA